The Balaenoptera acutorostrata chromosome 15, mBalAcu1.1, whole genome shotgun sequence genome contains a region encoding:
- the LOC130704853 gene encoding uncharacterized protein LOC130704853: protein MTGQRDLSQAEPRKRSWARRCSASSYPLNHLQLPRSPRGPGEPRTWHPGSPAPPCAELPTPWGDPQLSWAVYKSERRQSHEDSSNPAGARSPKDPGKAGEYRETGFRQVYIRGTRPPPPGRELRKAPGKAGSGFTRVRRLTEGAGGSGKSHNRRGGSGTCAQYPGRKFLVPSSQGFLPDWTTVKLHKSVLSFFRGYRTQAPDREGILLKKGARNTSYQHRWFILRGNLLFYLEHQADPHTPEPHPVRELPGGATPWGHRTLRLYHPDLRGRRGAGLQAGSRKPGEAGSLAVLLRPLEAQHQELCQAAGQETNSPPEDWGSPQYREGSTLSSLQELHEHFGKEIRVLQAAGTQTAPGGQCNGSSGSQAEVEWELNHCLLMSD from the exons ATGACTGGACAGAGGGACCTTTCTCAAGCTGAGCCGAGGAAAAGG TCCTGGGCGCGACGTTGCTCCGCGAGCAGCTACCCGCTCAACCACCTCCAGCTTCCTCGTAGCCCGCGGGGCCCCGGCGAACCCAGGACCTGGCACCCTGGCAGCCCCGCTCCTCCCTGCGCCGAACTCCCAACTCCGTGGGGTGACCCCCAACTGTCCTGGGCTGTGTACAAATCAGAGAGGCGGCAGAGCCACGAGGACTCCAGCAATCCCGCCGGCGCGCGCTCACCTAAAGACCCAGGAAAGGCGGGGGAATACAGGGAGACAGGTTTTCGCCAGGTCTACATCCGGGGCACCCGCCCGCCACCACCCGGAAGAGAACTGCGGAAGGCGCCAGGGAAGGCCGGAAGTGGCTTCACTCGTGTTAGACGACTAACTGAAGGAGCGGGCGGAA GTGGGAAGAGCCATAATAGGAGAGGTGGCAGTGGCACCTGTGCCCAGTACCCAGGCCGTAAGTTCCTTGTGCCCTCATCTCAG GGTTTCCTCCCAGATTGGACTACCGTGAAACTGCACAAGTCTGTGCTCAGTTTCTTCCGTGGGTACAGAACACAGGCTCCGGACCGGGAAGGCATCCTGCTGAAGAAGGGGGCCAGAAATACCAGCTACCAGCACCGCTGGTTCATCCTCCGGGGAAACCTCCTCTTCTACCTGGAACACCAGGCTGACCCACACACCCCTGAGCCTCATCCTGTTAGAGAACTGCCAGGTGGAGCCACGCCTTGGGGCCACAGAACCCTACGCCTTTACCATCCTGACCTCAGGGGTAGAAGGGGGGCAGGCCTACAAGCTGGCAGCAGAAAACCAGGAGAAGCTGGGAGCCTGGCTGTGCTGCTACGCCCCCTGGAGGCCCAGCACCAGGAGCTGTGCCAGGCAGCTGGACAAGAGACCAACTCACCCCCAGAGGACTGGGGCTCCCCACAGTACAGAGAGGGCAGTACCCTCTCCAGCTTGCAGGAGTTGCACGAGCACTTTGGGAAGGAGATCCGGGTGCTGCAGGCGGCGGGCACACAGACGGCTCCAGGAGGCCAGTGCAACGGAAGCAGCGGATCCCAGGCAGAGGTGGAGTGGGAGCTCAACCACTGTCTGTTGATGAGTGACTAA
- the CD2BP2 gene encoding CD2 antigen cytoplasmic tail-binding protein 2, with translation MPKRKVTFQGVGDEDDEDEISVPKKKLVDPVAGAGGPGSRFKGKHSLDSDEEDDDEGSSKYDILASEDVEGQEAATLPSEGGVRITPFNLQEEMEEGHFDADGNYFLNREAQIRDSWLDNIDWVKIRERPPNQRPPSDSEEEDSLSQTPMSAQALLEGLLELMLPRETVAGALRRLGARGGGKGGSKGPARPSSPQRLDRLSGLADQMVARGNLGVYQETRERLAMRLKGLGCQTQGPRDPTAPPSLDMFAEEVAEGELETPTPAQRGETESPGDGLADVMWEYKWENTGDAELYGPFSSTQMQTWVNEGYFPDGVYCRKLDAPGGQFYNSKRIDFDLYT, from the exons ATGCCAAAGAGGAAAGTGACCTTCCAAGGCGTGGGAGATGAGGATGATGAGGATGAAATCAGTGTCCCCAAGAAAAAG TTGGTGGACCCTGTGGCTGGGGCAGGAGGTCCTGGGAGCCGCTTCAAAGGCAAACACTCTTTGGACAGCGATGAGGAGGATGATGATGAAGGGTCCAGCAAATATGACATCTTGGCCTCAGAGGATGTAGAAG GTCAGGAAGCAGCCACACTCCCCAGTGAGGGAGGTGTGCGGATCACACCCTTCAACCTGCAGGAAGAGATGGAGGAAGGCCACTTTGATGCTGATGGCAACTATTTCCTGAACCGGGAAGCTCAGATCCGAGACAGCTGGCTGGACAACATTGACTGG GTAAAGATCAGGGAGCGGCCGCCTAATCAGCGGCCGCCATCAGACTCAGAGGAGGAGGACAGCTTGAGCCAGACACCAATGAGCGCCCAAGCCCTCCTGGAGGGCCTTCTGGAGCTGATGTTGCCAAGAGAGACAGTGGCTGGGGCACTGAGGCGCCTGGGAGCCCGAGGAGGAGGCAAAGGGGGCAGCAAGGGGCCTGCGCGGCCCAGTTCCCCCCAGCGCCTGGACCGGCTCTCCGGGTTGGCTGACCAGATGGTGGCTCGGGGCAACCTCGGAGTGTATCAGGAGACAAGGGAACGACTGGCCATGCGGCTGAAGGGGTTGGGGTGCCAGACCCAGGGACCCCGTGACCCCACAGCCCCACCCTCCCTGGACATGTTTGCTGAGGAAGTGGCGGAGGGGGAGCTGGAGACCCCAACCCCTGCCCAGAGAGGAG AAACAGAGTCGCCTGGAGATGGTCTGGCCGATGTGATGTGGGAATATAAGTGGGAGAACACAGGGGATGCTGAGCTGTATGGGCCCTTCTCCAGCACCCAGATGCAG ACCTGGGTGAATGAAGGCTATTTCCCGGACGGTGTTTATTGCCGGAAGCTGGACGCCCCCGGCGGACAGTTCTACAACTCCAAACGGATTGATTTTGACCTCTACACCTGA